CACCCCTTTTACCGAAGCCACCGTTCCAACAGGCATAAAAATAGGCGTTTCAATTACACCATGATCGGTTGTTATACTTCCTGCTCTCGCTTTTGATTGCGGATCTTTTTGTAATAAATCAAACTTCATCTGTTTCTTTTTTCAGAGCGCAAAGATAGGTTAATTTCGAGAATTAGATAATTTGACAATTAGAAAATTAGATAATGATTAACAAACCTGGAATTTGGGGAATTACTCATTGGACAATTAGAAAATTAGATAATGATTTTACAAACTTGGAATTTGAATTTTCTCCAATTGAAATTTCATTTTTTATTTGGGCGTTCCCCAAGGGTCGGGCTATCCGCTATATTCCCGATTAACAAAAACTACGGCTAAAAAAAGCCTTGTTTTTCTAAATCGGGAGATGCCACTATTATCCCTAACGCAAACGGCCTTTCTAAAAGTTTATTGGCAAACGAATGTAAAAACTGCAACAATCAGATTATTAAAGTATAACAGTTTCAGCAATTCCTTTTGTAATTTTAATATTCAACTAAAAAATTTAATAGTCATGATAAACGCAGATGAAAAATTAGATCAAATCAAGGATGACCAAATCGAAAGAAACCTTGAAAACATGAATTATGATGCAAACGAAGACATTTACAATCAAGAAGAAAGATTAGAAGACATTGACCCTCAGAACATTTCTGGAGAAAGAATAATCAATAACGACAATCACGAGTGGAAACAAAACAGTGACAAATTGGGAAACGACTTAGATATTCCGGGCTCAGAACTTGATGACCAACAGGAAGATATTGGTTCTGAAGACGAAGAGAACAATTACTACAGCGAAGGTGATACAGAATAAAAAACACAAACTCACTTCAAATTAAAGTCCCATTGGGGCTTTTTTTATTTTTAAATTTCATCAAAAAACAACAAAACAAAAACATCTCTTTTCGAAAATTCAAATCATTTCAGTTATTTTTTTAAGATTAATAAAAAAAGCACCGGAATTTCACAATTGCGGCAAACTAAAGCAGAAAATCATTTGTCAGCCCGCAAAATAAAAATTACTTTTGCACCAGTTTAACTTTTACATATAAAATGAAGCCTAACACACAACAATTAAGCGATTTAACGATCCAGGTAAGAAGAGATATTCTTAGAATGGTACATGCTGTCAACTCAGGTCACCCAGGTGGTTCATTAGGTTGTACTGAATTTTTGGTAGCACTTTACCAAAACATTATGGAACGTAAAGAAGGTTTTGATATGGACGGAATAGGAGAAGATCTTTTCTTCCTTTCAAATGGCCATATCTCACCTGTTTTTTATAGCGTTTTAGCGAGAAGCGGTTATTTTCCTGTTTCAGAGCTTGCTACTTTCCGATTATTAAACTCTCGTTTACAAGGACACCCAACAACTCACGAAGGATTACCTGGAGTTCGTATGGCTTCCGGATCATTAGGACAAGGTTTGTCTGTCGCTCTTGGTGCTGCACAGGCAAAAAAATTAAATGGTGATAATCATTTGATTTATACTTTACACGGAGATGGTGAATTACAGGAAGGTCAAAACTGGGAAGCTATCATGTATGCTTCTGCAAAAAAAGTAGATAACCTTATCGCAACTGTTGACCTTAACGGAAAACAAATCGACGGAACAACTGACGAAGTCCTAGCAATGGGAAGCCTGCGTGCCAAATTTGAAGCTTTTGACTGGGATGTTATTGAAATCACTAAAGGAAACGACCTCGAAGCAATCATTAACGGAATGAACGAAGCAAAAGCAAGAACAGGAAAAGGAAAACCGGTTTGCGTATTACTTCATACTGAAATGGGTAACGGTGTAGATTATATGATGTACAGTCATGCTTGGCATGGTAAAGCACCAAATGATGCACAGCTTGCAACTGCTTTAGAACAAAATTATAACACTGGAGGAAATTCAGATTATTAAAAAAAGCTTTATGCTTTAAGCGCTAAACTTGGTTTCTCGCCTAATGCATAACGCATACAGCAAAAAAACAAAAATGAAAAAATATACAAATACAGGAAGTAAAGATACCCGTTCAGGCTTTGGAGCGGGAATGACTGAATTAGGTCAGAAAAACGAAAAAGTTGTTGCATTATGCGCTGACTTGATTGGATCATTGAAATTTGATGAATTCAAAAAAAATCATCCTGAGCGTTTTTTCCAAATCGGGATTGCAGAAGCTAACATGATTGGAATCGCTGCAGGTTTAACAATTGGAGGAAAAATTCCATTTACAGGAACTTTCGCTAACTTTTCTACAGGAAGAGTTTACGACCAAATTCGTCAGTCTGTTGCTTACTCTGATAAAAATGTAAAAATCTGTGCTTCTCATGCTGGTTTAACTTTAGGAGAAGACGGAGCAACACACCAAATCCTTGAAGATATTGGTTTAATGAAAATGTTACCGGGAATGACTGTAATCAATACTTGCGATTACAATCAGACCAAAGCTGCAACATTAGCTTTAGCTGAACACCATGGACCTGCATACTTACGTTTTGGACGTCCGGTTGTACCTAACTTCACGCCTGCTGACGAACCATTCGTAATTGGAAAAGCAATTTTATTAAACGAAGGAACTGACGTAACCATTGTAGCAACAGGACACTTAGTTTGGGAAGCTCTTATTGCTGCAGAAGCTTTAGAAGCAAAAGGAATTTCTGCTGAAGTAATCAACATTCACACTATCAAACCTCTTGATGAAGAAGCGATCCTTAAATCATTATCAAAAACAGGATGTGTAGTAACTGCAGAAGAACACAACATTCTTGGAGGTCTTGGAGAAAGCGTTTCGAGAGTATTAGCTTTAAACACTCCTGCTCCACAGGAATTTGTTGCCGTTAAAGATAGTTTTGGTGAATCTGGAACTCCAGAACAATTAATGGAGAAATACAAACTAAACAATCAGGCGATTGTTGAAGCTGTAGAAAGAGTTATTAAAAGAAAATAAATTTTCAGTTTTTCTTTACAATAAAAAGAGGCTGTCCGAAATTTTGGACAGCCTCTTTTTTTAACAATTTTTATAAGATTTAATACCACGATATCTCTTGCGGATATGTAGTTGATGAGGAGGCATATTTCCATTGAATATTCCCAGAAACGTTAAAATTAACATACTGAGGAAGAGCAGGAGCTCTAAATCCCCAAGTTGCCAATAAAAAAGTCTTCTGTCCATACATCAGAGTATTTGTATCAAGACTGCTAAAAAACCATGGACCATATTCACCACCAACTGTACTTGTCAAACTATATAAATAAATATGCCAGGGTGTTGTTGTATCCTGTTTCCATGTACACCTCCAAAATGAACAAGATTTATATTGCAAAGTATATCGCACATACATTTTACTAGTAGATATTTGACCATTTATTACGATTGTTTCATTAAATAAATCTAAAACATATCTATTGTTATTTGGCAAACCTACAACGTATGTTTTACTTCTGTTTTCATTTGGTATAACATCCCTTCCAGTTAAACTTGTGCGACTTTTAGAATCCGAATAATTCAATAATTTACCATAAACTTCTAAATTGTCTTTTAAAGAAATAAGTTCTTGAGTACTTTTATCAACATCCTTATTTTCTAGTATATAAAAAGCACGCTCATTAAGCCATAAAACCTTGTTTCCTATTTTAAGTTTTGAATCAGCATTTAAGATAGCTTTCAAACCATCTGAATAAATTATTCGTGAATCAGACAAAATATCTTCTTCCATTTCAACAGAATTATCAGCCGCATTATTCAACAATGACTCAAGTCCTTTCTTTGAAATCCAGTTCTGAACTTCTTTAGAGGATTTCATTTCCGATACTTCAGAATATTCTTTAATAAAAGATTCTTCATTTTTAAAAGACAGCATTTTTCCATCTAATACTGAGGAAGACAAATTTGATACTGGAGTGCTATTAGACTCCATCTGATCTTCATTGCTACATGAAATTGTAATTAACAAAACAAACAACCCGATTAATTTTTTCATTTTTTATAAGTTTAATATTACAAAACAAATATAATCTTTTTCTTAAATTAAACACATAAAAATAATAAAAAAATAAGTTTTAACTTATATAAACATAAAAAAACCTCGAAATTAACATTTCGAGGTTTTTTATTTTCCAATCTCAATATTTTATTTTTTTGCTGTTACCGTAGTAACTTTAATCGTATTATAATCTTTATCAAGATGAATCTTTTTTCTGCCTGATGTAGTATAATCATATTCATTCCTTGTTACACCATTTTCTGTTATAGTTTTCAAAAACGAAGGAATCCCTCTTGGCTCACTATTCAACGCTTCATTTATATTAGGTGTTGTCGGATCATCTTCTACAGCAAAAGCTTCAAATGGAAAGTACTTACTTGGCCCGTAATTTACCTCTACACCATTTTCCATAACCCTGCCCACTTTTCCGGCTGGCTTTGTAATTTCTAAAAGAGTTGTATACCCATCTCCATCATCATCAATATCCATAAAATCAGCAATACCATCACCATCTGTATCATCAATTAAATTAGCAGGTGGATTAGGATACTTTACCTTGTCTCTAAAATCATAAACATACCCATCCCCATTAATATCTTCATTAAAATCCAAAACTCCATCTCTATCGTGATCTAACCTTTGTATAGCATATAATTTAACACTAAAAACAATAGGAGTATATGCTTTAATCAAACCCGAACCTGTTTCATAATAAGCCAACCCAGAAGGCAAAAACATTACGCCTGCACCAAAATCAGTATAAGTAATTGTACCATCAGCATTTACAGGTTTAGCCTTCCCTGCTTTAAACTTAGGCATAATCTCCTTCCAACCATCTCTAAGTAATGGATCATCTAAATAAAAAACTCTTCCTAAGTTATTAGATGTGTCAAAAACTGTCCCATCCAACAAATTACCAACATAAGATGCATTAATTCCATCAACATTACATGGTGCCTCTCCAATTCCTTCATTGAGTACTAAATAATAAACTTTATAGGTAATATCATCATTATAAACATCTCTGGACTGCAAAGGGTAAACAGTCTGGTCCCATATAGAAGTTTGTGTTCCCCCTTCAGGAATCTTACTTATCTTTATATCAAAATCTGCTGTAACCTCTTCAATATAATTGTTTTTTAGATATTTTTCAATCGAATCATTATCAGCCTTAAATTGTTCTGTATAATCCTTCAAAGGAACGGTTACAACATCATCATCATCATCATTTTTATTACAGGAGACCAAAGCAGCACCAGCAGTTAGTAAAATAAAAAAATATTTAAATTTATTCATTATTGTTAATTTTTTAGGTGCGCAAGATACAATATTGATTTATTTTTGTAAAGAATTTAACTCCGATTTTAGAAAAATTATGAGAATAGATAAATACCTCTGGTGCGTGCGATATTACAAGACACGAAATATGGTTACTGAGGCCTGTAAAAAGAACCATGTCACCGTAAATGGTCAGGTAGCAAAACCTTCTAAAGAAGTTTTTCCTACAGACAGAATCACATTTAGAAAAGATCAGATTACACAAATTATAACTGTACTGGATATCCCCGAAAGTCGTGTCGGAGCAAAACTTGTCGACATATATCGTAAAAACGAAACACCGCCGGAAGCTTATGCACATTTAGAATTATTAAAACTATCCAAAGAACATTACCGTAAAAGCGGAACAGGACGACCAACTAAAAAAGACCGAAGGGATATTGACGAGTATGGTAATGAAATTTTTGATGATGAAGAGGAAAATTAAATTCCGATTTTTAAATCTCAAATTACAAAATTACAACTATAAAATTCCCTTCCTTACATTGGAATTTGGAATTTAAAGGTTTGAAATTTCTTTATAAAATTGGAATTTGGAACTTTTATATTGGAATTTTTAAATTTGTACATTAGCAAAAAAATAAATTATGAGCCAGAACATCATCTTAACCAATCAGGAAATTGAACATAAAATAAAACGTATCGCCTATCAGATTTATGAGACTTTTGTTGATGAAGATGAAGTTGTGATAGCCGGAATTGCGACCAACGGATGTATTTTTGCAGAAAAAATTGCCTTAGCCTTAAGCAACATATCTACTCTTAAAATTTCTTTATGTGAAGTTATCATAGACAAACAAAATCCTCAGTTACCCATACAAACTTCTTTGGCTATATCTGAATACGAAAACAAAGGTCTGGTACTTGTTGATGACGTCTTAAATTCAGGAACTACTTTAATATACGCTGTTCGCCATTTTCTCGACGTTCCATTGAAAAAATTTAAAACAGCAGTACTTGTTGACCGAAATCACAAAAAATATCCTGTAAAAGCCGATTTCAAAGGAATTTCGCTCTCTACATCTTTATTAGAACACGTAAAAGTTGTTTTTGATGAAAACGGAGGTAATTACGCTTCTTTAAGCTAATATCTCAAGAATATCCTGAACTGTTTCCTCAACGGTTTTATCATCGACAGAAACTTTATGTTGCGCATGGTTGTAATAAAAGCTTCTGTCGAACAAATGTTTCGCGATAAACTCTCTCATTTCCTCCTCATCCATATTCGCAATTAGCGGACGCTTACTTTTATTATATACTAGTCTATTATATAAAGTATCTATTGAAGCTTTTAAATAAATTGAGATAACATCATCTCTCTTTAATAACTCATGATTATTAGCGTAACATGGTGTTCCGCCACCCAAACCTATTATGCTGTTTTCTGAAGATTGAAGTAATTCCACAAACATTTCATGCTCTAATTTTCGAAAATAGATTTCCCCATGCTGCTCAAAAATCTCTTTTATAGACAAATTTGCTTTTTTTTCGATGCAATTATCTAAATCCAGAAACGGAATATTGGTGGTTTTTGATAAATTTTGGGCAATTGTTGACTTTCCGCAACCCATATAACCTAATAATATGATTTTTTTCATTTTAATAAAACCTTATAAACTAAGACATTGTGAAATTTGGTTAAAAAAAGACAAATTTATAATAATTTTGCTTGGAAATAATAAAATAAACTCCTTATATTTGCACCCGCGTTCAAGACACATAATGACTCGATAGCTCAGTCGGTAGAGCACATCACTTTTAATGATGGGGTCCTGGGTTCGAGCCCCAGTCGGGTCACAAATTTTGTGATTAACAAATTAAGTTTCTTGAAGCAATGACTCGATAGCTCAGTCGGTAGAGCACATCACTTTTAATGATGGGGTCCTGGGTTCGAGCCCCAGTCGGGTCACAAAAGGTCGAGTATTCATTTACTTGACCTTTTTTCTTTTTCGGCCATGTGGAGAAACGGTAGACTCGCCATCTTGAGGGGGTGGTGCTCGCAAGGGCGTGAGGGTTCAAATCCCTCCATGGTCACAAAAAAGGTAAAATACTTTAAAAAGTATTTTACCTTTTTTTTATTATTAAATCGAATAATCCAAAAGCCGCAAGCTGCGTATTTTTTGTATTTTTATACCTAAATAAATCCTTTAAATGCGATTCTACTTCAACACTGAACATTTAAAAAATGAAATTGAATATCCCCGGCGATACCAATCTCAAAATTTACCAAAAAGTTCGGTTGCCGTTTTTCTTATCATCCTACTATTTCTATTAGCATTCAAACCATTTGGAGTTTATGATCCTGAGCTCAGGATGCATTATTTTTTTATTTGCTTTTTACATGCTTTAGCACCAGCTCTCATTTTGTTTATTTATTTTAGAGCATTGAATTATGTCAGAAAAGTCAAAAATAAAACCCAGTGGAATTTACTTAGAGAATATATCTATATTGGAATTTTATTTGTTCTTATTGGCATTACCAGTTTTTTAATGCGTGATTTACTTTACACTAATTCTAACAACTGGTCGTTGAAATATCTTTTTGAAGAAATTAGAAATTGTCTTGTTGCTGGTGTGTTTTTTTATTTTTTTCTAAGATTATCTAGTTATTATTTGGAGTCCAAAAAAGGTTCACCATTCATACTTCAATTTATTCCACTTCAAATTGAAGCCGAAAAAGCAGCTTTACTATCAAATATTTTTATTAGCACTCAAGTAAAACAAGATGATTTTAACCTGAATATAGATCAGTTGCTTTTTGTAAAAGCTGATGGAAACTATATCGAGTTGACAAAATCAATTGGCAGCCAAACAACCACAGAAGTAAAAAGAATTTCTTTAACTCAATTTGAAAGTCAAATAACAGATTATCCACACTTTTTTAGATGCCACAGAACCTATTTGATCAATATGTTTAAGATTGAAAAAGTATCCGGAAACTCACAAGGATATTTTCTTTCATTCAATGAAACTGATATTAAGATTCCAGTTTCAAGAAAGCAGGTTGAGAGCTTCAACACATACTATCAGGAGCTTCGAAGCCAATGCATTACTTAGCTTGTTATTCATCACAAAACCTAGTTATCAGTAACAAGCCTCAGATTACTATATTTTCTTACTGTATGTTTGCCATCAATAACACAAAACAAAAATTATTATGACAACTGCAACAGCATACATGAATGATGATTCCGGGTCTTCGAAAAAACTTCTTTATATTGACAACATCAAAGCTCTTCTTACCATACTAGTGGTACTTCATCACACTTTTATTGCTTATAGTTCTTCTGAAGGCTGGTACTATAATGAAGAAACTAGTTTTTTAGGAATGCGTATTTTTACAACAGCATGCATTAGTATCAATCAATCTTTCTTTATGGGCTATTTCTTTCTATTGGCAGCCTATTTTACCAGCTCTTCCTATTCTAAAAAAGGAATCTCTAAATTCATTAAAGAAAGGCTAATTCGACTTGGAACCCCAATATTATTCTACTGTTTCATTCTTACCCCATTTATGTGTTACTTGGTTTACTATTTTGGGAGGGAGCATCATATTACTTTTTTCGAATATTTAAGTGGCTACAACAACTGGATTGACTTAGGTGTGACATGGTTCATAGCTGCTTTATTGCTATTCACGTTACTTTATGCAACAGCAAAAAAGATGTTCAAAATTACTTTCGACAAACTTATAACTGTACCTAATTCCCGCTCTATACTATTATTCTCAATAGCTCTGGGTATTATTAGTTTTTTGGTTAGAATTATATTTCCTGTTGGATGGATTCTTAAACCAATAGGATTTAAGCCAGGACATTTCCCACAATATATTGCACTGTTTAGTATCGGTTTACTGGCTTCAAAAAACAATTGGTTTGATCAACTTTCAGGAGAAACAGCTAAGCAACTCAAAAAAGTAGTATGGTTTTGTCTATTATTTTTTCCGGTATTTTTTATTGTGAAATTTAAACTCAATGCACCTTCTTCCTGGTTTTCGGGAGGTTTTCATTGGCAGGCATTGTTATATGCAGTATGGGAACAAATGATTGGTATTTCGATTATGATAACGCTTTTAATTAAGGGAAAAAGAAACTGGAATAAAACGTCAAAACTGCTAAATAAAGCCTCACGCAGCAGTTTTGCGGTATACATTTTTCATCCGTTAATTATAGTCGTTTTTATATTATGTGTGAGAAATTGGGATATTGAACCTGCAGTAAAAATTTTGGTCATGACTCCCTTGATAATAATAAGCAGTTTCATATTTGGTTCACTTGTTTTATTGATTCCGGGAGTAAAGAAAATTATTTAATATCCTATTTAAGTAGATCACAATTTCAAAGCGCATACCTTATAATAACAAAGGGTGCGCTTTTTTTTATTATCCAATTATACTATTTCTTTCCAACAATAAGGGATCAAACTGGGTTCCTATTGTTGATGAATGCATGCGATGGTTAGTTCAGACAGTTTACATCAACTTTAGAATACGGGCGATGTTAGTTTCCTTTTTTCACATTCAATTTGTGGCAGGACTGGAAGGAATTGTATTTTCTGGCAAGACAGTTTTTAGATTACGAACCCGAAATTCATTATCCGCAGATTCAGCTGTAAGCGGGTACAAATAAAGCCTAAATGCTGTTTGTTGTAGTCAAATTGCTTTTATTGTTTTGCATATTCTCTTAACCAGGCAAAGAACAGGATAAAGCAAACTGAAATATAAAAACGCTAAGTGATTAATCTAACATTCGCAATAATTAGTGTGTTTTCTCAAAATTTTATAGGATTTTATAAAACCACATTACGATTGGTTACAAATTACTTTAGCGGCAGACTTGGCTAATTTGATTGGTAACGAACTTTTAGTCCCTTTGCTTCGCAGAATTGCGCCTTCAAATAACATGATCACCTGGGTAGCCAGCGATTCACTTTCCTTAATTTTTGCCTTTAACAGATACTGTTCAATGAGCGCCTTTAGTGCATTGGTATGGGCATCGCAGGCTGATTCTATTTCTACGGCCTTATGGGCATACTCTGTTTTTGCATTCATTGCAAAGCAACCGTCAAGATTGCCAGCATCCACTAGTTCTACAAGAAAGTCAAAAATCATTAAAGCCTTATCAACTGGGTTGCCTAATGTAGATTTTTCTATAAAATCAATTATTGCTCTATATGTGATTTGGTGGTAATAATTAACAGTAGCAATAATTAGTCCCTCTTTTGATGTGAAGTGTTTGTAAAGTGTTCGTTTGGATATTCCAGTATTATCAACGATGGCATCTACACCGGTGGCATGAAAACCATTCTTGTAAAAAATGGCATAAGCGATTTTAATCATTTCATCCCTTTTGGGGGACTTTGAAGCTTGATTTGTTTTTTTTTCCATGACTAAAAGAATTTTATTGCAAATGTAAACTAAACGGTTTACATTTGCAATAAGTAAACAGATCTGTTTACACTCTGTAAACATAAATGTAAAAAACATACATAATTTAAATATTTTCAAAATGAAAGAAAGAAATAAAATGGGAACTGCGGTAGTAACTGGTGCATCGTCAGGTTTAGGTGAGGTATTTGCCGAAAAATTGGCAAAACGTGGTTATGATTTAAAATTAGTAGCACGCCGTAAAGATAGATTGGATTCAATCGCCCAAAAATTAGAAAGCAAATATGGAATTAAGGCAACCAACTTAGTGGCGGATTTAGGTCTAGATACAGATTTAGAAAAAGTGGCTGAAGAGTTAAGAAATGACAAGAGTATAACATTGCTTATTAACAATGCAGGTACTTCTACACTTGCATCAGTTACCAACACTAGCGTGATCAAACAAAAGGAAATGGTCAATGTAAATATAACTGCGGTAATGCTATTATCGAATGCTATTTTACCATCTTTTTTAGAGAAAAATGAAGGAACCTTAATTAATATAGCTTCAGTACTTGGATTTTATTCCCTGCCAATAAGTGCTGTCTACAGCGGTACAAAAGGTTTTGTAGTTCAGTACACCAAAGGGCTGCAGGAAGAAGTAAAAGGGACAAATATCCGTGTTCAGCTGGTAAATCCTGCTACTACTGCAACAGAATTATGGGAAGTTGGTGGCGTTCCACTATCTGCATTGGAACAGTCAACAATAATGACAGCTGAAAATTGTGTTGATGCCATTCTTTCTGGACTGGATCAAGGCGAATTACTGACACATCCGTCTGTAAACGATCAAAATCTAATTGATGCTTATGAAGATGCCCGTATAAAATTAATGCAAGGTTCACAAAGCGGTCAACCTGCGGAACGATATAACAAAATCTAGAAATTTAGACCTACAGCATTTTGCTTATAGAGTTCTGGAAAAATGTTCTTAAAGAATTAAACAAATTTTAAATAAAAATGAAAACAATAATTTTAAACCAAACAGGCATTGTTGATAATCTGCAATATATAGAAAGTGCAAAACCAACTATTAATAGTAATGAAGTTTTGGTAAAAACAATTTCATTAAGTGTAAACGTAATTGATTATAAAGTAAGATCAAATGATGGAGCGCTTAATTGGATTCTTGGTACAGACAGACCCGCAATTATTGGTTGGGATTTGTCAGGAACCGTAGTTGAAGTTGGTGATGATGTGACCGATTTCAAAATTGGTGATGACGTTTTCGGAATGGCGAATTTCCCTGGAAAAGGGAACGCTTATGCCGAATTTGTTGCAGTTCCATCTGCACATTTAACCTTAAAACCCGCAACTATTTCCCATCAGGAAGCGGCATCAGCTACACTTGCTGCGCTTACCGCTTGGCAAGCTTTGGCAGAAAAAGGTAATGTAAACAAAGGAAATAAGGTCTTAATTCACGCGGCATCGGGCGGTGTAGGACATTATGCTACACAAATTGCCAAACATTTTGGGGCTTATGTAATAGGAACATCATCGGCGAAAAACAAAGAATTTGTTTTACAAAATGGCGCGGACAAACATATAGATTATACAACAGAAAATTTTCAGGAAATAGTTTCAGATGTTGATTTTGTTCTTGATACCGTTGGAGGTGATACGATTTTAAAATCTTTAGAGGTAATAAAAGAAGGTGGTACGATTATTACCATTACAACCAGCA
The Flavobacterium flavigenum genome window above contains:
- a CDS encoding LytTR family transcriptional regulator DNA-binding domain-containing protein; this encodes MRFYFNTEHLKNEIEYPRRYQSQNLPKSSVAVFLIILLFLLAFKPFGVYDPELRMHYFFICFLHALAPALILFIYFRALNYVRKVKNKTQWNLLREYIYIGILFVLIGITSFLMRDLLYTNSNNWSLKYLFEEIRNCLVAGVFFYFFLRLSSYYLESKKGSPFILQFIPLQIEAEKAALLSNIFISTQVKQDDFNLNIDQLLFVKADGNYIELTKSIGSQTTTEVKRISLTQFESQITDYPHFFRCHRTYLINMFKIEKVSGNSQGYFLSFNETDIKIPVSRKQVESFNTYYQELRSQCIT
- a CDS encoding TetR/AcrR family transcriptional regulator, giving the protein MEKKTNQASKSPKRDEMIKIAYAIFYKNGFHATGVDAIVDNTGISKRTLYKHFTSKEGLIIATVNYYHQITYRAIIDFIEKSTLGNPVDKALMIFDFLVELVDAGNLDGCFAMNAKTEYAHKAVEIESACDAHTNALKALIEQYLLKAKIKESESLATQVIMLFEGAILRSKGTKSSLPIKLAKSAAKVICNQS
- a CDS encoding FKBP-type peptidyl-prolyl cis-trans isomerase — its product is MNKFKYFFILLTAGAALVSCNKNDDDDDVVTVPLKDYTEQFKADNDSIEKYLKNNYIEEVTADFDIKISKIPEGGTQTSIWDQTVYPLQSRDVYNDDITYKVYYLVLNEGIGEAPCNVDGINASYVGNLLDGTVFDTSNNLGRVFYLDDPLLRDGWKEIMPKFKAGKAKPVNADGTITYTDFGAGVMFLPSGLAYYETGSGLIKAYTPIVFSVKLYAIQRLDHDRDGVLDFNEDINGDGYVYDFRDKVKYPNPPANLIDDTDGDGIADFMDIDDDGDGYTTLLEITKPAGKVGRVMENGVEVNYGPSKYFPFEAFAVEDDPTTPNINEALNSEPRGIPSFLKTITENGVTRNEYDYTTSGRKKIHLDKDYNTIKVTTVTAKK
- a CDS encoding phosphoribosyltransferase domain-containing protein; this translates as MSQNIILTNQEIEHKIKRIAYQIYETFVDEDEVVIAGIATNGCIFAEKIALALSNISTLKISLCEVIIDKQNPQLPIQTSLAISEYENKGLVLVDDVLNSGTTLIYAVRHFLDVPLKKFKTAVLVDRNHKKYPVKADFKGISLSTSLLEHVKVVFDENGGNYASLS
- a CDS encoding SDR family NAD(P)-dependent oxidoreductase, giving the protein MKERNKMGTAVVTGASSGLGEVFAEKLAKRGYDLKLVARRKDRLDSIAQKLESKYGIKATNLVADLGLDTDLEKVAEELRNDKSITLLINNAGTSTLASVTNTSVIKQKEMVNVNITAVMLLSNAILPSFLEKNEGTLINIASVLGFYSLPISAVYSGTKGFVVQYTKGLQEEVKGTNIRVQLVNPATTATELWEVGGVPLSALEQSTIMTAENCVDAILSGLDQGELLTHPSVNDQNLIDAYEDARIKLMQGSQSGQPAERYNKI
- a CDS encoding RNA-binding S4 domain-containing protein; this translates as MRIDKYLWCVRYYKTRNMVTEACKKNHVTVNGQVAKPSKEVFPTDRITFRKDQITQIITVLDIPESRVGAKLVDIYRKNETPPEAYAHLELLKLSKEHYRKSGTGRPTKKDRRDIDEYGNEIFDDEEEN
- a CDS encoding transketolase; its protein translation is MKPNTQQLSDLTIQVRRDILRMVHAVNSGHPGGSLGCTEFLVALYQNIMERKEGFDMDGIGEDLFFLSNGHISPVFYSVLARSGYFPVSELATFRLLNSRLQGHPTTHEGLPGVRMASGSLGQGLSVALGAAQAKKLNGDNHLIYTLHGDGELQEGQNWEAIMYASAKKVDNLIATVDLNGKQIDGTTDEVLAMGSLRAKFEAFDWDVIEITKGNDLEAIINGMNEAKARTGKGKPVCVLLHTEMGNGVDYMMYSHAWHGKAPNDAQLATALEQNYNTGGNSDY
- a CDS encoding transketolase family protein, with the translated sequence MKKYTNTGSKDTRSGFGAGMTELGQKNEKVVALCADLIGSLKFDEFKKNHPERFFQIGIAEANMIGIAAGLTIGGKIPFTGTFANFSTGRVYDQIRQSVAYSDKNVKICASHAGLTLGEDGATHQILEDIGLMKMLPGMTVINTCDYNQTKAATLALAEHHGPAYLRFGRPVVPNFTPADEPFVIGKAILLNEGTDVTIVATGHLVWEALIAAEALEAKGISAEVINIHTIKPLDEEAILKSLSKTGCVVTAEEHNILGGLGESVSRVLALNTPAPQEFVAVKDSFGESGTPEQLMEKYKLNNQAIVEAVERVIKRK
- a CDS encoding shikimate kinase; translation: MKKIILLGYMGCGKSTIAQNLSKTTNIPFLDLDNCIEKKANLSIKEIFEQHGEIYFRKLEHEMFVELLQSSENSIIGLGGGTPCYANNHELLKRDDVISIYLKASIDTLYNRLVYNKSKRPLIANMDEEEMREFIAKHLFDRSFYYNHAQHKVSVDDKTVEETVQDILEILA
- a CDS encoding acyltransferase family protein, producing the protein MTTATAYMNDDSGSSKKLLYIDNIKALLTILVVLHHTFIAYSSSEGWYYNEETSFLGMRIFTTACISINQSFFMGYFFLLAAYFTSSSYSKKGISKFIKERLIRLGTPILFYCFILTPFMCYLVYYFGREHHITFFEYLSGYNNWIDLGVTWFIAALLLFTLLYATAKKMFKITFDKLITVPNSRSILLFSIALGIISFLVRIIFPVGWILKPIGFKPGHFPQYIALFSIGLLASKNNWFDQLSGETAKQLKKVVWFCLLFFPVFFIVKFKLNAPSSWFSGGFHWQALLYAVWEQMIGISIMITLLIKGKRNWNKTSKLLNKASRSSFAVYIFHPLIIVVFILCVRNWDIEPAVKILVMTPLIIISSFIFGSLVLLIPGVKKII